From a single Aggregatilinea lenta genomic region:
- a CDS encoding NADH-quinone oxidoreductase subunit B, whose translation MTPNDFLQELHNPDAPVPESIRNTVAVTTFNKLMTAIYNWGRRSSVWPMAFGLACCAIEMICAASSRFDQGRFGMEVIRASPRQADLMIVSGTVTKKMVVPIVRLYNQMAEPKYVLAMGACASGGGPFKEGYSVVSGIDQYIPVDVYVPGCPPTPQALMHGFLMLQKKIDGQSLANPNSVPWYGHGTYDAVPVPVLGPDILDPRQAYMMKQQAETNEPVEDAAASADA comes from the coding sequence ATGACCCCGAATGATTTTTTGCAGGAACTCCACAACCCTGATGCGCCCGTGCCGGAGTCAATCCGCAACACGGTGGCCGTGACCACGTTCAACAAGCTGATGACCGCCATCTACAACTGGGGGCGGCGCAGCTCGGTGTGGCCGATGGCCTTCGGGCTGGCGTGCTGTGCGATCGAGATGATCTGCGCGGCGTCCAGCCGGTTCGACCAGGGGCGCTTCGGTATGGAGGTCATTCGCGCCAGCCCGCGTCAGGCCGACCTGATGATCGTCAGCGGCACGGTCACCAAGAAGATGGTGGTGCCCATCGTGCGCCTGTACAACCAGATGGCCGAGCCGAAGTACGTGCTGGCGATGGGTGCGTGTGCGTCCGGCGGCGGCCCGTTCAAGGAAGGTTACAGTGTGGTCAGCGGCATCGACCAGTACATCCCGGTCGATGTGTACGTGCCCGGCTGCCCGCCCACGCCCCAGGCGTTGATGCACGGCTTTTTGATGCTGCAAAAGAAGATCGACGGCCAGTCCCTGGCGAACCCCAACAGCGTACCGTGGTATGGCCACGGGACGTACGACGCGGTGCCCGTGCCGGTGCTTGGCCCCGACATTCTCGATCCACGACAGGCGTATATGATGAAGCAGCAAGCGGAGACGAACGAGCCGGTCGAGGACGCTGCTGCCAGCGCCGACGCGTAA
- a CDS encoding NADH-quinone oxidoreductase subunit D, translating into MGPQHPSTHGVFRMMVKLNGETIERLEPVMGYLHRNHEKIGERNTFIQNMPFTDRLDYLTSLSNNFGYAMGVEKLMSLGARYNPPTRRAEVIRVLMAELTRLVSHFWSVGFLMNDIGAFFTPMMYAVEERELVLDFFEATTGSRMMCNYLRFGGVANDLPERLRSEANLINDRVRDFSTMDYVWEMIFERLPRAVDQFDEYLTTNEIVTNRCIGVGTLTREEAIDYSAAGPVLRASGVPYDVRRAEPYSIYPELEFDVAVRYHGDVYDRYLVRLDEMRQSLRILQQVYPLLKATEGEAFFSGRGGMYSPRVPAGESYGRVENPKGELGYYVVSDGGQNPWRYHVRAPSFINLTALERMCLGHKVADVVAILGSIDIVLGEVDR; encoded by the coding sequence ATGGGGCCGCAGCATCCCAGCACGCACGGCGTCTTCCGCATGATGGTTAAGCTCAACGGCGAAACCATCGAGCGGCTGGAGCCGGTGATGGGTTATCTGCACCGCAACCATGAGAAGATCGGCGAGCGCAACACGTTCATCCAGAACATGCCGTTCACCGACCGCCTCGATTACCTGACCAGCCTGTCGAATAATTTCGGTTATGCGATGGGCGTCGAGAAGCTGATGAGCCTCGGCGCGCGCTATAACCCGCCGACCCGCCGCGCGGAAGTAATCCGCGTGCTGATGGCGGAGCTAACGCGTCTGGTCAGCCATTTCTGGTCGGTCGGCTTCCTGATGAACGACATTGGCGCGTTCTTCACGCCCATGATGTACGCCGTCGAAGAGCGCGAGCTGGTGCTCGACTTTTTCGAGGCGACCACGGGCAGCCGCATGATGTGCAACTACCTGCGCTTCGGCGGCGTGGCGAACGACCTGCCGGAACGTCTGCGCAGCGAGGCAAATCTGATCAACGACCGCGTGCGCGACTTCAGCACGATGGACTACGTGTGGGAGATGATCTTCGAGCGGTTGCCGCGTGCGGTGGACCAGTTCGACGAGTACCTCACCACCAACGAGATCGTGACCAACCGCTGCATCGGCGTCGGCACGCTCACGCGTGAAGAAGCGATCGACTACAGTGCGGCAGGCCCGGTGCTGCGCGCCAGCGGCGTGCCCTACGACGTGCGCCGCGCGGAGCCGTACAGCATCTACCCGGAGCTGGAGTTCGATGTGGCGGTGCGCTATCACGGCGACGTGTACGACCGCTACCTCGTGCGGCTGGACGAGATGCGCCAGAGCCTACGCATCTTGCAGCAGGTGTACCCGCTGCTGAAGGCAACCGAGGGCGAGGCGTTCTTCTCCGGGCGCGGCGGGATGTACAGCCCGCGCGTTCCTGCCGGGGAATCGTATGGCCGCGTGGAGAACCCCAAGGGCGAGCTGGGCTATTATGTCGTCTCCGACGGCGGGCAGAACCCCTGGCGCTATCACGTGCGCGCGCCCAGCTTCATCAACCTGACAGCCCTGGAGCGCATGTGTCTGGGCCACAAGGTCGCGGACGTCGTGGCGATTCTGGGAAGCATCGACATCGTGCTGGGCGAGGTGGACCGCTAG
- a CDS encoding helix-turn-helix transcriptional regulator, with protein MQQTRRHILEILKDRKEATIDEIVTDLSNRIGKITAVTVRHHLEILRGDGLVAAPAVRRRSAPGRPQYVYTLTERAADHFPNNYQGLATGLLIQMKEQLPAGQLNKILEGVAGQMTESADVPDASLEVRLDHAVQYMNDHGYTAAWRKSDDGLLLQISNCPYEQVSCNNPELCRMDENLIRGLTGVRPQRMSWQLQGHDSCTYLIREDGVREQQA; from the coding sequence ATGCAACAGACCAGACGACACATCCTGGAAATCCTGAAAGATCGCAAGGAAGCAACCATCGACGAGATTGTTACGGATCTCAGTAACCGTATCGGAAAGATCACGGCGGTGACCGTTCGCCACCACCTTGAAATTCTGCGCGGCGATGGGTTGGTTGCCGCACCGGCAGTCCGCCGCCGCAGTGCACCGGGCCGCCCGCAGTACGTCTACACCCTCACCGAACGCGCCGCCGACCATTTCCCCAACAACTACCAGGGACTGGCGACGGGCCTGCTCATTCAGATGAAAGAGCAGCTTCCCGCCGGACAGCTCAACAAGATCCTGGAAGGCGTTGCGGGCCAGATGACCGAGAGCGCCGACGTGCCCGACGCGTCGTTGGAAGTGCGGCTGGACCACGCCGTGCAGTACATGAACGACCACGGCTATACCGCCGCGTGGCGCAAGTCGGACGATGGGCTGCTGCTTCAAATCTCCAACTGCCCATACGAGCAGGTCTCGTGCAACAACCCGGAGCTGTGCCGCATGGATGAGAACCTGATCCGCGGCCTGACCGGTGTGCGCCCACAGCGCATGAGCTGGCAGCTTCAGGGCCACGACTCGTGCACCTACCTGATCCGCGAAGACGGCGTGCGCGAGCAGCAGGCATAG
- a CDS encoding 4Fe-4S binding protein: protein MYGTGIWRGMWITLRHFVNTYVDDVKWGFQRHVPPEAFPVRQGLQGRGSFTVEYPEEKIAVPERFRFIPFLIVENYDHPERPGHDWCTSCGICAKVCPPQCIWIVRGTDPETGRPKPEPVDFYIDIDICMNCGLCAEFCPFDAIKMDHDYELASYDRTGNHIFDKQHLSKEFRYWQSIAPTVAEKEAEARGGWEHKDVLKARAKEAKAKD from the coding sequence ATGTACGGAACCGGTATCTGGCGTGGCATGTGGATCACGCTGCGACACTTTGTGAACACCTACGTAGACGACGTGAAGTGGGGCTTCCAGCGGCACGTGCCGCCTGAGGCGTTCCCCGTGCGCCAGGGCCTGCAAGGGCGCGGCTCATTCACCGTGGAGTATCCCGAAGAGAAGATCGCCGTGCCGGAGCGATTCCGCTTCATCCCGTTCCTGATCGTCGAAAACTACGATCACCCCGAACGGCCCGGCCACGATTGGTGCACGAGCTGCGGCATCTGCGCGAAGGTCTGCCCGCCGCAGTGCATCTGGATCGTGCGCGGGACCGACCCGGAGACGGGGCGGCCCAAGCCGGAACCGGTAGACTTCTACATCGACATCGATATCTGCATGAACTGCGGCCTCTGCGCGGAGTTCTGCCCCTTCGATGCGATCAAGATGGACCACGACTACGAGTTGGCGAGCTACGACCGCACCGGCAACCACATCTTCGACAAGCAGCACCTGTCGAAGGAGTTCCGTTACTGGCAGTCCATCGCGCCGACCGTGGCGGAAAAGGAAGCCGAGGCGCGCGGCGGCTGGGAGCACAAGGACGTGCTCAAGGCCCGCGCGAAGGAAGCGAAAGCCAAAGACTAG
- a CDS encoding SLATT domain-containing protein, producing the protein MSDPTNPTPTTPDPELPSSEGPQPEPSQPDTPPPTPLPPPVAPPETPPSAPPATPTPLKSPFSEEEARLRTQLYLTKRLDYQAEYYQKRSDEFNFNSDRMLYVSAGIMFVSTLVSSFSVVSGWPIWALITALLPAFAAGVSAFRSLYQWERQASLYDEAWIALQQARLTMPDEDYTEPGDYQRSLPQLVDQTEEILRGEAGQWGQINLAVKSGAQNGQTVAPPAAANGE; encoded by the coding sequence ATGAGCGATCCCACCAATCCCACCCCGACGACGCCAGATCCTGAGCTGCCCTCGTCCGAGGGGCCACAGCCGGAACCGTCCCAGCCGGATACGCCGCCTCCAACCCCGCTGCCGCCGCCGGTCGCACCGCCTGAGACGCCGCCATCGGCGCCACCCGCCACGCCAACCCCCTTGAAGTCACCCTTCTCGGAAGAAGAGGCGCGGCTGCGCACCCAGCTTTATCTGACCAAGCGGCTGGACTATCAGGCCGAGTATTACCAGAAACGATCGGACGAGTTCAACTTCAACTCCGACCGGATGCTGTACGTGTCGGCAGGGATTATGTTCGTGTCGACGCTTGTGTCGTCGTTCTCGGTGGTGAGCGGCTGGCCCATCTGGGCCTTGATCACGGCGCTGCTGCCCGCCTTTGCCGCAGGGGTGTCGGCCTTCCGCTCGCTGTACCAGTGGGAGCGACAGGCGAGCCTGTACGACGAGGCCTGGATCGCTTTGCAACAGGCGCGCCTGACGATGCCCGACGAGGACTATACCGAGCCGGGCGACTATCAGCGCAGCCTGCCGCAGTTGGTAGACCAGACCGAAGAAATCCTGCGCGGCGAGGCGGGGCAGTGGGGCCAGATCAACCTCGCAGTGAAGTCCGGCGCGCAGAATGGCCAGACGGTGGCCCCCCCTGCCGCTGCCAACGGAGAATAG
- a CDS encoding DUF4231 domain-containing protein, translating to MAENTVPSSGVPRPRTPFKPKYFFQNRRPTLRGVPREVVPDQTAPGYQSLLAQEGFIALSEWPQASQALRDDVRELEQYLMPSFWRIDQQARYYQNRHYLYQWIFILAAFLTTAFSAISVYLSGTSGDAAVGPVSMTGVLGVLAGIVSAMAAAVSFLNASQTPQQNWFKARAKAESLRSLYFTFLARRRTFDADAGRERSRLLGQAVLDVLRDQTKDGGTP from the coding sequence ATGGCCGAAAACACCGTCCCAAGCTCCGGGGTTCCCAGGCCACGGACGCCGTTTAAGCCCAAATACTTCTTCCAGAACCGCCGCCCCACGCTGAGAGGGGTGCCGCGCGAGGTCGTGCCGGACCAGACGGCACCCGGCTACCAGTCGCTGCTGGCGCAGGAGGGCTTCATCGCGCTCAGCGAGTGGCCGCAGGCGTCGCAGGCGCTGCGCGACGACGTGCGCGAGCTGGAACAGTACCTCATGCCGAGCTTCTGGCGCATCGACCAGCAGGCGCGGTATTACCAGAACCGCCATTACCTGTATCAGTGGATATTCATCCTCGCGGCGTTCCTCACGACTGCGTTTTCGGCCATCAGCGTCTATCTGAGCGGCACATCGGGGGATGCGGCGGTGGGGCCGGTCAGCATGACGGGCGTGCTTGGCGTGCTGGCGGGCATCGTCAGCGCGATGGCAGCGGCGGTGTCGTTCTTGAATGCCAGCCAAACACCGCAGCAAAACTGGTTCAAAGCGCGCGCCAAAGCCGAATCGCTACGCTCGCTCTATTTTACCTTCCTGGCTCGCCGCAGGACATTTGACGCGGACGCCGGTCGCGAACGGTCGCGCTTGCTGGGGCAGGCGGTGCTCGACGTCCTGCGCGACCAGACGAAGGACGGGGGCACCCCATGA
- the mltG gene encoding endolytic transglycosylase MltG translates to MPLLLIAAGAVTWIVVIAVVLVAAQRSDSIPEVPPTAAVAQPTLAASTATPSFTPTPTVTPSRTPTASATNTPLPTATLTSEPSATATETPLAAAQATTPTQGEIPTAGQDEVAAQGGVPADARSAAPEAAQTEPAPDAASASACTTPDGWQPYTVQADDTLFEFVLIATEAGVTTSVDDLMAANCLPDRLIVVGQVIYLPPGLFPTPAPPPTDPPTPDVAGTQAACIRPEGWQSYTVQQDDTLFAFVLGTREADQGETSVEALVTANCLQTTLLTVGQVIFLPPGAADNAPPSAPQPAVEPVTGPRTPLCPCTIVVPEGWRREQIAASIDTIPVAFSGADFLNATGSGAATPYDYANARPGGTSLEGFLFPGTYEVQNETTAEAFRDQLLAAFDASVSAQMRADASAQGISFYEALTMASVIQRESRAAATQKLIASLFYNRLRDGNRLGSTTGAQYALGVPGNWWPRINGSNMEVDSPYNTYTHPGLPPGPIDNPGLSAITAAVYPAETDYYYMAASCDGTGAHFSTTYEEHLATVNCQ, encoded by the coding sequence TTGCCGTTGTTGTTAATCGCCGCCGGGGCTGTTACGTGGATTGTCGTGATCGCCGTGGTGCTCGTCGCGGCGCAGCGCTCCGATTCCATACCGGAAGTGCCGCCGACTGCTGCCGTCGCGCAGCCGACGCTGGCCGCCAGTACGGCGACTCCCTCCTTCACGCCGACGCCCACCGTCACGCCGTCTCGCACGCCGACCGCTTCTGCGACGAATACGCCGCTCCCGACCGCAACACTCACCAGCGAGCCATCTGCGACCGCGACAGAAACGCCACTCGCCGCGGCCCAGGCCACGACGCCCACTCAGGGCGAGATCCCGACGGCGGGACAGGACGAGGTCGCCGCGCAGGGCGGCGTGCCCGCCGACGCGCGATCCGCCGCGCCAGAGGCCGCGCAAACCGAGCCTGCGCCAGACGCCGCGTCCGCGAGCGCGTGCACCACCCCCGACGGCTGGCAGCCTTACACCGTGCAGGCGGACGACACGCTGTTCGAGTTTGTGCTGATCGCGACGGAAGCGGGCGTCACCACCAGCGTGGACGATCTCATGGCGGCCAACTGCCTGCCGGACCGCCTAATCGTCGTCGGGCAGGTGATCTACCTACCGCCCGGCCTGTTCCCAACCCCGGCACCCCCGCCGACCGATCCGCCCACTCCCGACGTCGCCGGGACGCAGGCGGCGTGCATCCGCCCAGAAGGCTGGCAGTCTTACACTGTCCAGCAGGATGACACGCTGTTCGCGTTCGTGCTGGGCACGCGCGAGGCGGATCAAGGCGAAACGAGCGTCGAGGCGCTGGTCACCGCCAACTGTCTGCAAACGACGCTGCTCACGGTCGGGCAGGTGATCTTCCTGCCGCCCGGCGCAGCCGATAACGCCCCACCTTCGGCCCCGCAGCCCGCCGTCGAGCCGGTGACCGGACCGCGCACGCCGCTGTGCCCGTGCACCATCGTTGTGCCCGAAGGCTGGCGACGCGAGCAGATTGCTGCGTCGATCGACACGATCCCGGTCGCGTTCTCCGGCGCGGACTTTTTGAACGCCACCGGATCGGGTGCGGCGACTCCGTATGACTACGCGAATGCGCGGCCCGGCGGGACGTCGCTGGAGGGATTCCTGTTCCCCGGCACGTACGAAGTTCAGAATGAAACGACCGCCGAAGCGTTCCGCGACCAGCTTCTGGCCGCGTTCGATGCCAGCGTGTCCGCGCAGATGCGCGCCGACGCCTCCGCGCAAGGCATCAGCTTCTACGAGGCGCTGACGATGGCGTCCGTGATCCAGCGCGAGTCGCGCGCGGCGGCGACGCAGAAGCTGATCGCCAGCCTGTTCTACAACCGCCTGCGCGACGGCAACCGGCTTGGCTCGACGACCGGGGCGCAGTATGCGCTCGGCGTACCTGGCAATTGGTGGCCGCGCATCAACGGCAGCAACATGGAAGTCGATTCGCCCTACAACACCTACACGCATCCCGGCCTGCCGCCCGGCCCCATCGACAATCCCGGTCTGAGCGCGATCACGGCGGCGGTCTACCCGGCGGAAACCGACTATTACTACATGGCCGCCTCGTGCGACGGCACGGGCGCGCATTTCTCCACCACCTACGAGGAGCACCTCGCCACGGTGAATTGCCAGTAG
- a CDS encoding Fe-S cluster assembly protein IscX, whose product MDADDDPKPLYWEASYEIVLSLMEHHPHANLDDLGLQQLFDWIVGLPGFADDPILAHDALLTEILREWYEEQSEAS is encoded by the coding sequence ATGGATGCAGACGACGATCCCAAGCCTTTGTACTGGGAGGCTTCCTACGAGATTGTGCTGAGCCTGATGGAGCACCACCCGCACGCGAACCTGGACGATCTGGGGCTTCAGCAGTTGTTTGACTGGATCGTTGGGTTGCCTGGGTTTGCCGACGACCCGATCCTGGCTCACGATGCGCTGTTGACCGAGATTTTGCGGGAATGGTATGAAGAGCAAAGCGAGGCGTCATGA
- a CDS encoding alpha/beta fold hydrolase produces MLNTVTSKDGTPIAYEQSGEGPAIILVVGAFNDRAVAAPLARFLDSSFTVFYYDRRGRGDSGDTLPYAIEREIEDLEALIAEAGGSAYVFGYSSGAILALRAAERLTIPKLALYEPPPTGARAGEIAPQLADLIAADRRGDAVELFQREAVGIPPEIVVQLRNAPFRPALEKIAHTLVYESTILQALPEGLAASVQAPALVVDGSNSPGVMHSAAQALATALPNGHYRTLDGQGHDIVPEVLGPVVEKFLLDY; encoded by the coding sequence ATGTTGAACACAGTCACATCGAAAGATGGCACTCCTATCGCTTATGAACAATCGGGAGAAGGCCCCGCGATTATCCTGGTGGTTGGCGCGTTCAACGACCGGGCAGTGGCCGCTCCGCTGGCCCGCTTCCTTGACTCCAGTTTCACCGTCTTTTATTATGACCGCCGTGGTCGCGGTGACAGCGGAGACACGCTCCCCTATGCCATCGAGCGCGAGATTGAGGATCTCGAAGCCCTGATCGCAGAAGCGGGCGGTTCGGCGTACGTCTTCGGCTATTCGTCCGGCGCGATCCTTGCTTTGCGTGCGGCTGAACGGCTCACCATTCCCAAACTCGCCTTGTACGAACCCCCACCCACCGGTGCCCGTGCGGGTGAGATCGCGCCGCAGTTGGCCGATCTCATCGCGGCGGATCGGCGGGGCGATGCGGTTGAGTTGTTCCAGCGCGAAGCCGTTGGGATCCCTCCCGAGATCGTCGTCCAGCTCCGCAATGCGCCGTTCCGCCCCGCGTTAGAGAAGATCGCGCACACCCTGGTGTACGAGTCGACCATTTTGCAAGCGCTGCCGGAGGGTCTGGCCGCGTCCGTTCAGGCGCCTGCGCTTGTCGTCGATGGCAGCAACAGCCCCGGTGTGATGCACAGCGCGGCGCAGGCCCTGGCGACTGCGCTGCCCAACGGCCACTACCGCACCCTGGACGGCCAGGGGCACGACATCGTGCCGGAGGTTCTGGGGCCGGTGGTGGAAAAGTTTCTGCTGGACTATTGA
- a CDS encoding SLC13 family permease, producing MTWIEWYVITVLAIPLGLALVNRLRADTAALIIAAALGAGQFAGWGVLGPPDSPDLASRAIAGFGQPVVLTLISLFIITQALDKVGITQWLAQRLLSIGGTSERRLVALFAVTVALLSLVMNSVAAGALLLPSAMDVARRSGIKPSRLLMPISFASLLGGMATFFTTANIIVSDLLVNADPPQTPLGVLAFTPTGGLIALAGIAFIAFFARYLLPERATLVENAVPRPTESELEDYYEIGERLWEVRVPSNSVLDGQTLGEARIGEQSGAVVAAVLRGRRSRFAPSPNTIVHSGDTLLMIGREDVISAIEGVELLHNGSRHHISESDASLIEVIPAPHSNVSGHTLKELDFRKQYGCTAVAVWHEGRSYRTGIGEIKLNLGDSFLVLGQQSCVRKLQNSASFIVLEPNTRPEAMDTRGAVLAGTITVGAVAASILGVPTYLAMLIGALLLFLTRVLTLDEVYQSMHWQAIFLIAGMYSVSVAMVQTGLADHIGEQMVTLVTPFGPLGLAAGCFLFTALLTQIMGGQVTALVTGPVAISAALSLGTDPHAIAVATAIGCSAAFLTPVAHPINILVMGPANYRFADFARFGAGLMVVCTVMIVVGMKIFWGL from the coding sequence ATGACCTGGATAGAGTGGTACGTGATCACCGTGCTGGCGATTCCGCTGGGGCTGGCACTGGTTAATCGACTGCGCGCCGACACCGCCGCGCTGATCATCGCCGCCGCGCTGGGCGCGGGGCAGTTCGCGGGGTGGGGCGTGCTCGGCCCGCCCGATTCGCCCGATCTGGCGTCGCGGGCCATCGCCGGGTTCGGGCAGCCGGTCGTGCTGACGCTGATCAGCCTGTTCATTATCACGCAGGCGTTGGACAAGGTGGGCATCACGCAGTGGTTGGCGCAGCGCCTGCTGTCGATCGGCGGCACGTCGGAGCGGCGGCTGGTGGCGCTGTTCGCGGTGACCGTGGCGCTGTTGTCGCTGGTGATGAACAGCGTGGCCGCCGGGGCGCTGCTGCTGCCAAGTGCGATGGACGTGGCGCGGCGCAGCGGGATCAAGCCCAGCAGGCTGCTGATGCCGATCTCCTTCGCCAGCCTGCTGGGCGGCATGGCGACCTTTTTCACCACGGCGAACATCATCGTCAGCGACCTGCTGGTCAACGCGGACCCGCCGCAGACCCCGCTGGGCGTGCTCGCCTTCACGCCGACGGGTGGCCTGATCGCGCTGGCGGGCATCGCGTTCATCGCATTCTTTGCGCGCTATCTGCTGCCGGAGCGTGCCACGCTGGTCGAAAACGCCGTGCCGCGCCCGACCGAGTCCGAGCTGGAAGACTACTACGAGATCGGCGAGCGACTGTGGGAGGTCAGGGTGCCGTCCAATTCTGTGCTGGACGGGCAGACGTTAGGCGAGGCACGCATCGGTGAGCAGTCGGGCGCAGTGGTCGCGGCGGTGCTGCGCGGGCGGCGATCGCGCTTCGCGCCGTCGCCCAACACGATCGTGCACAGCGGCGACACGCTGCTGATGATCGGGCGCGAGGACGTGATCTCCGCCATCGAGGGGGTGGAGCTGCTGCATAACGGATCGCGGCACCACATCAGCGAGTCGGACGCATCGCTGATCGAAGTAATCCCTGCGCCGCACTCCAACGTCAGCGGGCACACGCTCAAAGAGCTGGACTTCCGCAAGCAGTACGGCTGTACAGCGGTGGCCGTGTGGCACGAAGGCCGCAGCTACCGCACGGGGATCGGCGAGATCAAGCTGAACCTGGGCGACTCGTTCCTGGTCCTGGGCCAACAGTCCTGCGTGCGCAAGCTGCAAAACAGCGCCAGCTTCATCGTGCTGGAGCCGAACACGCGCCCTGAGGCGATGGACACGCGCGGCGCGGTGCTGGCCGGGACGATCACGGTGGGCGCAGTGGCGGCGTCGATCCTCGGCGTGCCGACGTATCTGGCGATGCTCATCGGGGCGCTGCTGCTGTTCTTGACCCGCGTGCTGACGCTCGACGAGGTGTACCAGAGCATGCACTGGCAGGCGATCTTCCTGATCGCGGGCATGTATTCGGTCAGCGTGGCGATGGTGCAAACGGGGCTGGCGGATCACATCGGCGAGCAGATGGTCACGCTCGTGACGCCGTTCGGGCCGTTAGGGCTGGCGGCGGGCTGCTTCCTGTTCACCGCGCTGCTGACGCAGATCATGGGCGGGCAAGTGACGGCGCTGGTCACCGGTCCCGTGGCGATCAGCGCGGCGCTGAGCCTGGGCACGGATCCGCACGCGATTGCGGTGGCCACGGCCATCGGTTGCTCGGCGGCGTTCCTGACACCGGTCGCGCACCCGATCAACATCCTGGTGATGGGGCCTGCCAACTACCGCTTTGCGGACTTCGCGCGGTTCGGCGCGGGGCTGATGGTGGTCTGCACGGTCATGATCGTGGTGGGCATGAAAATCTTCTGGGGACTGTAG
- a CDS encoding Mrp/NBP35 family ATP-binding protein, with protein sequence MSNQSIQDQVMAALATVIEPELHRDIVSLNMVRDLTVTDAGVAQFTVVLTTPACPLKDVIYDRARAAVLRVPGITDLAIRWDSNVPTDSRIFGQIETPLRSVIAVSSGKGGVGKSTVAVNLAVALAQSGARVGLMDADILGPNIPKMVGLGFHQPPLTPDQKIVPFQAYGLKVMSMGFLADPNTPVMWRGPMLHGAIRQFFSDVAWGELDYMVVDLPPGTGDAQLSLAQSVPLTGAIIVTQPQSVAIDDARRGLAMFEKLNVPILGVIENMSGEMFGEGGGETFAQERSVPFLGRVPMIPAVRVGGDTGKPVVASDPDSEAARAFRTVAEQVAARVSVQLLASGAAIQLNVIK encoded by the coding sequence GTGAGTAATCAATCGATACAAGATCAGGTGATGGCGGCGCTGGCGACCGTAATCGAGCCGGAACTGCACCGCGATATCGTGTCGCTGAACATGGTCCGCGACCTGACCGTTACGGATGCTGGCGTGGCGCAGTTCACCGTGGTTCTGACGACGCCTGCCTGCCCGCTGAAGGATGTCATCTACGACCGCGCTCGCGCGGCGGTGCTGCGCGTACCGGGCATCACGGATCTGGCGATCCGCTGGGACTCCAACGTGCCGACCGACAGCCGCATCTTCGGTCAGATCGAAACGCCCCTGCGCAGCGTGATCGCCGTCAGCAGTGGCAAGGGCGGCGTGGGCAAGAGCACCGTGGCGGTCAATCTGGCCGTGGCGCTGGCGCAAAGTGGCGCGCGCGTCGGGTTGATGGACGCGGACATCCTGGGGCCGAACATCCCCAAGATGGTGGGCCTGGGCTTCCACCAGCCGCCGCTCACGCCCGACCAGAAGATCGTGCCGTTCCAGGCGTACGGGCTGAAGGTCATGAGCATGGGCTTCCTGGCCGACCCGAACACGCCCGTCATGTGGCGCGGCCCGATGCTGCACGGTGCGATCCGCCAGTTCTTCTCGGACGTGGCGTGGGGCGAGCTGGACTACATGGTCGTGGACCTGCCGCCCGGCACCGGCGACGCGCAGCTTAGCCTGGCGCAGTCGGTCCCGCTGACCGGTGCGATCATCGTGACCCAGCCGCAGAGCGTGGCGATCGACGACGCGCGGCGCGGCCTGGCGATGTTCGAGAAGCTGAATGTGCCGATCCTGGGCGTGATCGAGAACATGTCGGGCGAGATGTTCGGCGAAGGCGGCGGCGAGACGTTCGCGCAGGAGCGCAGCGTGCCGTTCCTGGGCCGCGTGCCGATGATCCCCGCCGTGCGCGTGGGCGGCGACACCGGTAAGCCGGTCGTGGCGTCCGATCCGGACTCGGAAGCGGCGCGGGCATTCCGCACGGTCGCCGAGCAGGTGGCGGCCCGCGTGAGCGTGCAGTTGCTGGCGAGTGGTGCAGCCATCCAGTTGAACGTAATCAAATAG